Proteins from a single region of Primulina tabacum isolate GXHZ01 chromosome 5, ASM2559414v2, whole genome shotgun sequence:
- the LOC142544753 gene encoding PRA1 family protein B1-like: MANSSPSILRPATADTQQSTSAVRSFFSVISEKVRSGLSNRRPWSELVDRSAFSKPESLSDATSRIRRNYQYFRVNYIAIITIVLVVSLLTNPFSLILLSGLLAAWQFLYLLRQSSDPPVTFCGRQFSDRETFLFLIVCTVVVIFLTSVGSVMVSALIVGVAIVCLHGAFRDPEDLFLDEQEPNTSTTGFLSFFTGAKAAVTQYSPVAARV; encoded by the coding sequence ATGGCAAATTCTTCCCCATCAATTCTACGCCCCGCCACGGCGGACACCCAACAATCCACCTCCGCGGTTCGTTCGTTCTTCTCCGTTATATCCGAAAAAGTTCGCTCCGGCCTCTCCAACCGCCGCCCCTGGTCGGAGCTTGTCGACCGCTCCGCCTTCTCCAAACCAGAATCATTATCCGATGCCACCAGCAGAATACGCAGAAATTATCAGTATTTCCGCGTTAATTACATCGCCATCATAACCATTGTGCTCGTCGTCTCTCTTTTGACGAATCCTTTTTCTCTCATCCTCTTATCCGGCCTCCTTGCCGCATGGCAATTCCTCTACCTTTTACGCCAATCTTCCGATCCTCCGGTCACCTTCTGCGGCCGCCAGTTTTCGGATCGCGAGACATTTCTCTTCTTGATCGTGTGCACTGTTGTCGTAATCTTCCTAACCAGCGTCGGATCTGTTATGGTATCGGCTCTTATTGTTGGTGTGGCCATTGTTTGCTTGCATGGTGCTTTTAGGGATCCTGAAGATCTATTCCTTGACGAGCAGGAGCCAAATACAAGCACTACCGGATTCCTTTCGTTCTTCACCGGCGCAAAAGCAGCAGTTACGCAGTATTCCCCAGTGGCTGCCAGGGTTTGA
- the LOC142546450 gene encoding protein SIEL yields MEQHLLSGSPKSAVVALSLITNPFTSHQTLSSLLDVLILNLQDQKFDHPNKILSLLAAISHQRPQLSSRIVSAVQKFFFVPSVPIPSFPCALSLLLNTDHSNTIGSGPFYDESLFLSLCFWPCVKTRRWVAKNVGAFLGVRPSVLLTVLLGITKDPYPCVREAALDGLVSLSNRVAVDDKSLTECCYFRATELLFDAQKSVRRSAVRAVCEWGQLLVALNEEKCKRDWSDAVFLQICLMARDMDMNIRVSAFDALGKIQMVSEDLLMQCLSRKALESTKEKNYPGHYTVKLLRIPASAAAFTFVHGLQDEFHEVRRSACCALQMLMAFSSEFTGEAVHVLMDILNDDSLVVRLQALETLHHISLCGQLKVEESHLHMFFGSLMDGSPMIRSASRKAIQSIKLPKLKMFRLCIDALVKNLELYPLDEADVFSVLYKIGRIHGKYVASIVQEVFQELEPSFDGNLGFHNTRTAVLLVLAISAPVSFDREICSIPPQVFSYAVTMLGRISSSLVDLFDQNTLLNYLSHCSKFTAVSASEFFKGELLDSQPKNSNIHLGKMSDWIFNGCSDNLIGLKKFTTPFQHHSNSVDAATSYTQVIFQQVRDLWPMIQLGYMNEVILTLRNWKHELKRLNNDVHQSTAILVFSMNYLSVIKLYGKTWAHYLSLGNLQFNGMGILEALLQKTERRLEEILCRFLGLSREEELHILELTLVTYTLRLSSGATCCFNACMNELKSVISRVERLHRERSIELSDFIIELQNALCEIDNSEDDATDRLYLFQKSLYLFSPKHIVLSGEIKYMSADVNIFDNSFENPIPFVTGLPVGVSLEITLYNISSEARLWLTIALTEKSTQFIFLDFHEFEGCNEVRKFPFVAPFYRTPKVKYFSIKISVAIECLSEVQRLRHKNGPKHEVVQLCEEKEVHLSLA; encoded by the exons ATGGAGCAACACCTCCTATCCGGAAGCCCTAAATCTGCAGTTGTTGCCCTCTCTCTCATAACTAATCCGTTCACCTCCCACCAGACACTGTCATCCCTTCTCGATGTCCTAATTCTTAACCTTCAAGACCAAAAGTTTGACCACCCCAACAAAATACTCTCCCTCCTGGCCGCCATTTCCCACCAACGCCCTCAGTTGAGCTCCCGCATAGTCTCTGCCGTCCAGAAATTCTTCTTTGTACCATCTGTGCCCATTCCCTCTTTCCCATGCGCGCTCTCCCTTCTCCTCAACACTGACCATTCTAACACAATCGGGTCGGGCCCCTTTTATGATGAGTCTCTGTTTCTGTCTCTCTGTTTTTGGCCGTGTGTGAAAACTAGGAGGTGGGTCGCTAAAAATGTGGGTGCATTCCTTGGTGTGAGACCGTCGGTGTTGCTAACTGTGCTCCTTGGGATTACTAAGGATCCGTATCCTTGTGTTAGGGAGGCTGCATTGGATGGTCTGGTATCTTTGAGTAATCGTGTTGCTGTTGATGATAAAAGTCTAACTGAATGCTGCTATTTTCGGGCCACTGAGCTTCTGTTTGATGCCCAGAAATCAGTTAGACGTTCGGCTGTTCGTGCG GTCTGTGAATGGGGGCAGTTGCTCGTGGCATTGAACGAAGAAAAATGTAAAAGGGACTGGTCTGATGCAGTATTTTTACAG ATTTGTTTAATGGCAAGAGACATGGACATGAATATACGGGTTTCTGCTTTTGATGCTCTTGGGAAGATACAAATGGTTTCTGAGGATCTTTTGATGCAGTGCTTATCCAGAAAGGCTTTGGAATCTACTAAAGAAAAGAATTATCCTGGCCACTATACTGTTAAACTGCTCAGAATACCAGCATCTGCAGCTGCATTTACTTTTGTTCATGGATTGCAGGATGAATTTCATGAA GTCAGACGATCAGCCTGTTGTGCATTGCAAATGCTGATGGCCTTTTCATCTGAATTTACTGGTGAAGCTGTTCATGTGTTGATGGATATACTGAATGATGATTCGTTGGTTGTACGACTACAAGCTTTAGAAACTCTGCATCATATTTCTTTATGTGGCCAACTAAAGGTGGAGGAATCTCACTTGCACATG TTCTTTGGCAGTTTAATGGATGGCAGCCCTATGATTAGGTCTGCTTCCCGGAAGGCCATCCAATCAATTAAGTTACCAAAGTTGAAGATGTTTAGATTGTGCATTGATGCCCTTGTGAAGAACTTAGAGCTTTATCCACTG GATGAGGCTGATGTATTCTCTGTCCTATATAAAATTGGTCGAATTCATGGAAAATATGTTGCTAGCATCGTCCAGGAGGTTTTTCAAGAG TTGGAGCCTTCTTTTGACGGAAATTTGGGGTTTCACAACACAAGGACTGCTGTGTTATTAGTATTGGCCATTTCAGCTCCAGTATCATTTGACCGAGAGATCTGCAGCATTCCCCCACAAGTTTTTTCTTATGCTGTCACTATGTTGGGCAGAATATCCAGTAGTCTTGTTGATCTGTTTGACCAGAATACCCTTTTGAACTATTTGTCTCATTGCAGCAAATTTACTGCTGTGTCTGCTTCTGAGTTTTTCAAGGGAGAATTACTAGACTCTCAGCCAAAGAATAGTAACATTCACCTGGGGAAAATGAGTGATTGGATCTTTAATGGATGTTCTGATAACTTGATTGGATTGAAGAAATTCACAACTCCGTTCCAACACCATTCGAATTCAGTTGATGCGGCGACAAGCTACACCCAAGTTATATTTCAACAAGTGAGAGATTTGTGGCCAATGATACAACTAGGATACATGAATGAAGTAATTCTAACATTGAG GAATTGGAAGCACGAGTTAAAAAGGTTGAACAATGACGTCCATCAATCCACTGCCATCTTGGTTTTTTCCATGAATTATCTAAGTGTGATAAAATTATATGGCAAGACGTGGGCACATTACTTGTCTCTGGGAAATCTACAGTTTAATGGAATGGGTATTTTGGAGGCTCTATTGCAGAAAACTGAAAGGAGACTTGAAGAAATCCTATGCAGATTCTTAGGACTGAGCAGAGAGGAAGAGTTGCATATCCTGGAGCTAACACTTGTGACTTATACATTGAGATTGTCTTCAGGAGCTACCTGCTGTTTCAATGCTTGTATGAATGAGCTAAAATCTGTAATTTCTCGTGTAGAGCGACTTCATAGAGAAAGATCAATTGAGCTGTCTGATTTTATCATTGAGCTTCAGAATGCGTTGTGTGAAATTGACAACTCCGAAGATGATGCTACTGACAGATTATATCTGTTTCAGAAGTCTCTTTACCTTTTTTCTCCGAAGCATATTGTGTTATCTGGAGAAATCAAATACATGTCAGCTGATGTGAATATATTTGACAATAGTTTTGAAAATCCTATACCCTTTGTTACTGGACTACCTGTTGGTGTGTCATTAGAAATCACTCTGTACAACATTTCCAGTGAAGCTAGATTGTGGCTTACGATTGCTCTAACAGAGAAATCAACTCAGTTTATTTTCCTCGATTTTCATGAATTTGAAGGTTGTAATGAAGTGAGGAAATTTCCATTTGTGGCACCATTTTATAGGACTCCCAAGGTGAAATACTTCTCGATAAAGATTTCTGTTGCCATAGAgtgcctgtctgaggttcagcGATTGAGGCATAAGAATGGACCGAAACATGAGGTTGTTCAACTTTGCGAAGAAAAAGAAGTCCATCTATCCTTGGCCTGA
- the LOC142546451 gene encoding patellin-6-like, with amino-acid sequence MEGTSPVSVSAQRTPQLQDNQTPGSSPKPFKKGFVTSLMEAAALRTPSFKEDTYLTSHLRSSEKKALQELKDRLMSCHGLDSMWGVPLLGNGDERGDVILLKFLRARDFKVHESLTMLLKCLAWRKEFGADVVLEEDMGFKELEGVVAYMHGYDKEGHPICYNAYGVFKDKEMYERIFGDDEKLKKFLRWRVQVLERGIKLLQFKPGGINSIIQVTDLKDMPKRELRAASNHILSLFQDNYPEMVARKIFINVPWYFSLLYSMFSPFLTQRTKSKFVISKEGNVAETLYKFIRPEDVPVRYGGLSRPIDALSGSFKPASEFTVKGGEKVNIQIEGIEAGATITWDIVVGGWELDYSAEFIPNAEGSYTIAVEKQRRVVANEEAIHNSYATEEAGKMVISVDNTASRKRKVAAYRYVVRKTSPVM; translated from the exons ATGGAGGGTACTTCTCCGGTTTCAGTTTCAGCCCAGCGAACCCCGCAGCTTCAAGATAATCAAACTCCAGGATCCTCCCCTAAACCCTTCAAGAAAGGCTTCGTCACTTCACTCATGGAGGCTGCTGCACTACGCACACCTTCTTTCAAAGAAGACACTTACCTCACATCCCACCTTAGAAGCTCCGAGAAAAAGGCACTCCAAGAGCTCAAAGACAGGCTAATGTCTTGCCACGGGCTTGATTCCATGTGGGGTGTCCCTCTGTTAGGCAACGGTGATGAGCGTGGGGATGTTATCCTCCTGAAGTTCCTCCGAGCGAGGgattttaaagttcatgaatcTCTCACGATGCTGCTGAAGTGCTTGGCTTGGAGGAAGGAATTTGGTGCCGACGTCGTTTTGGAAGAGGATATGGGATTCAAGGAGCTGGAAGGAGTTGTGGCTTACATGCATGGATATGATAAAGAAGGGCATCCCATTTGTTACAATGCTTATGGGGTTTTCAAGGATAAAGAAATGTACGAGAGGATTTTTGGAGACGATGAGAAGCTGAAGAAATTCTTGAGGTGGAGAGTTCAGGTTCTTGAAAGAGGGATTAAGCTTTTGCAGTTCAAGCCTGGTGGGATTAATTCTATTATTCAAGTAACTGATCTCAAAgatatgccaaagagagagcTTAGAGCGGCTTCTAATCATATTCTTTCGCTGTTCCAAGATAATTACCCTGAAATGGTTGCCAGAAAG ATCTTTATAAATGTGCCATGGTACTTTAGTCTGCTGTATTCAATGTTTAGTCCATTTCTGACTCAACGAACCAAGAGTAAGTTCGTGATATCCAAGGAAGGAAATGTTGCCGAGACCCTGTACAA ATTTATCAGACCGGAGGATGTCCCGGTACGATACGGTGGACTGAGTCGACCTATTGATGCGCTGAGTGGTTCGTTCAAACCGGCTTCTGAGTTCACTGTTAAAGGAGGGGAGAAAGTGAATATCCAGATTGAAGGCATTGAG GCTGGTGCGACAATAACTTGGGACATAGTAGTGGGAGGCTGGGAACTGGATTACAGCGCAGAATTCATACCAAACGCCGAAGGCAGCTATACCATCGCGGTAGAGAAGCAGCGGCGGGTTGTGGCCAATGAGGAGGCGATTCACAATTCGTATGCCACCGAAGAAGCCGGGAAAATGGTTATATCTGTCGATAACACCGCCTCTAGGAAGCGAAAAGTCGCCGCATATCGATATGTCGTCCGAAAAACCAGCCCAGTCATGTAG
- the LOC142544754 gene encoding aldose reductase gives MAQAAFIPHEQKIETFRLTSGKKIPGVGIGTWKSQSPRQAVYTAIVEAGYRHVDTAAEYGVHTEVGAGIKEAIQAGVERNNLFVTSKLWCTEMSPERVRPALQQTLEELQLDYLDLYLIHWPFHLKDGASSPPKAGEVLDFDMEGVWREMEKLVRDNLVKDIGMCNFTLKKLDKLLSFAEIKPSVCQMEMHPGWRNDKMLEACKKHGIHVTAYSPLGGKELIENPAVQKVAGKLNKSPAQVLVRWAIQRGTSAIPKSSSPDRMKENEHVFGWRIPDEEFQVLSSIPDQKRTLSGDFLFVNETDGPYKSAAELWDNEI, from the exons ATGGCACAAGCGGCGTTCATTCCTCATGAACAAAAGATCGAGACATTTAGACTGACGAGTGGCAAAAAAATACCGGGTGTAGGCATCGGCACTTGGAAATCTCAGTCCCCTCGCCAAGCTGTTTACACTGCCATAGTTGAG GCTGGTTACAGACATGTGGATACCGCGGCGGAGTATGGCGTGCATACTGAG GTGGGAGCAGGAATCAAGGAAGCCATACAGGCAGGCGTAGAACGAAACAATTTGTTTGTGACTTCTAAATTATG GTGCACTGAGATGTCTCCTGAAAGAGTTAGGCCTGCACTGCAACAGACACTTGAAGAACTTCAGCTTGATTACCTTGATCTATATCTG ATTCATTGGCCGTTTCACCTGAAAGATGGAGCAAGCAGCCCCCCCAAAGCAGGGGAGGTTTTGGATTTCGACATGGAAGGAGTGTGGAGGGAAATGGAGAAACTTGTGCGGGATAATCTTGTTAAAGACATAGGGATGTGCAATTTTACCCTGAAAAAACTGGATAAGCTATTGAGTTTTGCGGAAATAAAGCCTTCTGTGTGCCAG ATGGAGATGCACCCTGGATGGAGGAATGATAAAATGCTCGAGGCTTGCAAGAAACATGGAATTCATGTTACT GCGTATTCACCACTAGGTGGAAAGGAGCTGATAGAGAACCCAGCTGTGCAGAAGGTGGCAGGAAAACTAAACAAGAGCCCCGCACAGGTTCTCGTGAGATGGGCGATCCAGAGAGGGACCAGTGCCATCCCCAAATCCAGCAGTCCCGACAGGATGAAGGAGAACGAACATGTATTCGGGTGGCGGATACCGGACGAGGAATTCCAAGTTCTTAGCAGCATTCCTGATCAGAAGCGCACTTTGAGTGGCGATTTCTTGTTCGTGAACGAGACGGATGGACCTTACAAAAGTGCAGCTGAACTCTGGGATAACGAGATTTGA
- the LOC142546454 gene encoding CASP-like protein 4B1: protein MANPDGPNQEKVAQPPSSAAVVGDLENQAGPAAGGGVSNVLRRWKREDLLKRGSLASRVFGFVFSLLAFVIMASNQHGDWKDFDKYEEYRYVLAIAILSTLYTGLQAFRQIRELSTGRDLFTLRNSAMFDFIGDQIIAYLLISAASSAVPLTNRMREGSDNIFTDSSASAISMEFFAFFSLAMSALISGYKLSNQTYI from the exons ATGGCGAATCCGGACGGTCCCAACCAAGAAAAGGTGGCGCAGCCACCATCCTCAGCGGCGGTCGTCGGAGATTTGGAGAACCAGGCGGGGCCGGCTGCTGGAGGCGGAGTTTCTAACGTCCTACGGCGGTGGAAGAGAGAAGATCTTCTGAAAAGAGGGTCTTTGGCTTCGCGGGTTTTCGGATTTGTTTTCTCGTTGCTGGCTTTCGTTATAATGGCGAGCAATCAGCATGGTGATTGGAAAGATTTTGATAAGTATGAAGAATACCG GTATGTGTTAGCAATAGCAATTCTGTCGACATTGTACACGGGATTACAAGCTTTCAGGCAAATCCGAGAACTTTCCACCGGAAGAGATTTGTTTACTCTTCGGAATTCGGCAATGTTCGATTTTATTGGTGATCAG ATTATAGCATACTTGCTGATATCAGCTGCTTCATCCGCGGTGCCATTGACTAATAGAATGAGAGAAGGGTCCGATAACATATTCACAGATTCATCTGCATCTGCAATAAGCATGGAATTCTTTGCGTTCTTCTCACTTGCAATGTCGGCTCTCATCTCTGGATATAAGCTATCCAATCAAACTTACATTTGA
- the LOC142546453 gene encoding putative WRKY transcription factor 26: protein MGSSGSNTHTDYIHYSSFCDYSNDQHIAPYADLFASYEEQNSSFSWPADSAQSPKYKSFLPMSPSPSFPTCSTPSLFLDSPAFFDSSNVLQTPAAGTLPGMSSKNEDKGSTDSSFQSQASLSNSLSAMYSSSAVVDSTVQPLRSQHEDGTLNALNMQTEFSEVKTETAPIHGFSQQVPTIETNIYSGSAPWSTQMHHAQPSLHVKEQRISDDGYIWRKYGQKQVKGSENPRGYYKCTFPNCPTKKKVERNLDGYVTEIIYKGSHNHPQPQSNKKPLSNSSQNPMYNHFGIPNRSDMLLENTEMVSVATTENSSASFFGGDVKVGSSESHLRDDDENEPEAKRWKGEYENCDLSASGSSTIREPRIVVQTTSEIDILDDGYKWRKYGQKVVKGNPNPRSYYKCTYNSCPVRKHIERASHNLRAVITTYEGKHNHDVPAARGSGNYIINRPAPVNRNTGPAASWSSGMSSQSSGMNFPNQTPFNFQMLQDADTIPQSYVNSVGPYVNQMQRTENALFKAKEEPKDDYFFESFLN from the exons ATGGGTTCTTCAGGATCCAACACTCATACAGATTATATTCATTATTCCAGCTTTTGCGATTACTCCAATGATCAACACATAGCTCCCTATGCTGATCTTTTTGCAAGTTATGAAGAACAAAATTCTTCCTTCAGTTGGCCTGCTGATTCTGCGCAGTCCCCCAAATACAAGTCCTTTTTACCTATGTCCCCTTCTCCTTCATTTCCTACATGTTCAACCCCCTCTCTGTTTCTTGATTCTCCCGCTTTTTTCGATTCCTCTAAC GTTCTTCAGACTCCGGCTGCAGGGACATTACCTGGGATGTCTTCCAAGAACGAGGACAAAGGTTCGACTGATTCCTCATTCCAATCCCAAGCAAGCCTCTCGAATTCTTTATCAGCCATGTATTCATCTTCTGCAGTGGTGGACTCTACTGTG CAGCCGTTGAGAAGCCAGCATGAAGATGGGACACTGAATGCTCTTAACATGCAAACTGAGTTTTCAGAAGTAAAAACAGAAACAGCTCCAATACATGGTTTTTCTCAACAAGTTCCCACAATTGAAACAAACATTTATAGCGGTTCCGCCCCATGGTCCACCCAGATGCACCACGCACAACCATCACTACATGTTAAGGAGCAGAGAATATCGGATGATGGTTACATTTGGAGGAAATATGGGCAGAAACAAGTTAAGGGAAGCGAGAATCCACGTGGTTATTACAAGTGCACCTTTCCCAACTGCCCCACGAAAAAGAAGGTCGAAAGGAATTTAGATGGATATGTCACAGAAATAATATATAAAGGAAGCCATAATCATCCACAGCCTCAATCAAATAAAAAACCCCTTTCAAATTCAAGTCAGAATCCTATGTACAATCATTTTGGAATTCCAAACCGATCAGACATGTTGCTCGAAAATACAGAGATGGTATCTGTGGCAACCACAGAGAACTCATCAGCATCTTTTTTTGGAGGTGATGTTAAGGTGGGCTCCTCCGAAAGTCACTTGAGAGACGATGATGAGAACGAACCAGAAGCCAAGAGATG GAAGGGGGAATATGAAAATTGTGACCTATCAGCTTCTGGAAGCAGCACCATTCGAGAGCCTCGAATTGTCGTTCAAACCACAAGTGAAATTGACATTCTTGACGATGGTTACAAATGGAGGAAGTATGGACAGAAGGTCGTCAAAGGCAACCCAAATCCCAG GAGCTACTACAAGTGCACCTACAATAGTTGTCCAGTCAGGAAACATATAGAACGAGCATCCCACAATTTAAGGGCGGTTATTACAACATATGAAGGCAAGCACAACCACGATGTTCCTGCAGCACGAGGCAGTGGCAATTACATCATTAATAGACCAGCACCAGTGAACAGAAACACTGGCCCCGCAGCCTCATGGTCATCTGGAATGAGCAGCCAATCCAGTGGAATGAATTTCCCGAATCAAACACCATTTAACTTTCAGATGTTACAGGATGCAGATACCATTCCACAGAGTTATGTAAACTCGGTAGGGCCCTATGTTAATCAAATGCAGCGGACGGAAAATGCACTATTCAAAGCCAAGGAAGAACCAAAAGATGACTATTTTTTCGAGTCTTTCTTAAACTGA